GCGGCAAACTGATTATTGGTATCGGCTATTCGGAGCCGGGTGCTGGTACCGACCTTATGTCGCTAAAAACCACAGCCAAAAAAGACGGTAATGAGTGGGTGATTAATGGTCAGAAAATGTGGACCTCGCTTGCCCATCACGCAGACTGGATTTGGTTGGCAGCAAAAACCAATTTTGATCCAGAAGCGAAAAAGCACTCAGCAATCTCTATGTTTTTAGTGCCGACAAGCTCAGAAGGTTATAGCTGTTCGCCAGTGCATACCCTTGGCGATGTGCGCACTAACGCGACCTACTATGACAATGTTCGTATTCCTGAGGAATATCTGGTTGGCGAGTTAAACATGGGCATGCTGTATATTTTCCAACAGCTTAACCGTGAACGTTTATCCTTGGTTAATGTGGGTGCATTCTCTGATTTATTCAACCAAGTCACTGAATGGGCGATGGCTGAAAGCTTACCTAACGGTGACAAAGTGATTGACCAGCCGTGGGTGCAAATTAATTTGGCCAAATGCCGCACTGGCTTAGAAGCCTTGAAGCTGATTTGCTACCGCCAGGCGTCTGAAATGACCAAGGGCAATTTGCCAATGGAAGATGCCTCAGCCGCAAAAGTTTACG
The nucleotide sequence above comes from Pseudomonadales bacterium. Encoded proteins:
- a CDS encoding acyl-CoA dehydrogenase family protein — translated: GKLIIGIGYSEPGAGTDLMSLKTTAKKDGNEWVINGQKMWTSLAHHADWIWLAAKTNFDPEAKKHSAISMFLVPTSSEGYSCSPVHTLGDVRTNATYYDNVRIPEEYLVGELNMGMLYIFQQLNRERLSLVNVGAFSDLFNQVTEWAMAESLPNGDKVIDQPWVQINLAKCRTGLEALKLICYRQASEMTKGNLPMEDASAAKVYGTEFFVELYRMLGEILGVEGLLHRESKGAILRGRLETLYRTASIITFGGGTNEIQRDLIARGGLGMPKAKR